The genome window GGAAATAAAAACATGGccgtgcaaattattttgttgTACAGTAGAGAATAGCATAATCAATTCAGAGAGTctatttgtgtgtttgtgtgtcagtgTATGTGCATGCTAAATGGTTGCTAGCACCCAATGTGATGTGTCTGATTGGGGAATAAAAAGAGCACTAGTCAAATTCAGGCTGACCCTCCAAATTTTTCAACATGTTTAACTGGATGgggcaaaatgaaaaaaaaaaaaaaaaggaaaaagattgTTTTCTGGCATTTTCCTCAATGGTTACTCACAACAAATATATAGTGAATCCAGTGAGGTTTGACATTACATAACTATTTTCCATCCCTTCTCTGACATTTGAAATTAAACAGGTCATTTTTGGTACTGTTCTATATGTAAATTACCTCTTTTTATGAGACCTCTTTTTaagcaaggcaagtttatttacaggtccttttaaaaaaattagcatattgtgataaagttcattattttctgtaatgtactgataaacattagactttcatatattttagattcattacacacatttgaaagtagttctagccttttattgttttaatattgatgattttggcatacagctcatgaaaacccaaaattccaaaaaattagcatatttcatccgaccaataaaagaaacgtgtttttaatacaaaaaaagtcaaccttcaaataattatgttcagttatgcactcaatacttagtcgggaatccttttgcagaaatgactgcttcaatgcggcgtggcatggaggcaatcagcctgtggcactgctgaggtgttatggaggcccaggatgcttcgatagcggccttaagctcatccagagtgttgggtcttgcgtctctcaactttctcttcacaatatcccacagattctctatggggttcaggtcaggagagttggcaggccaattgagcacagtaataccatggtcagtaaaccatttaccagtggttttggcactgtgagcaggtgccaggtcgtgctgaaaaatgaaatcttcatctccataaagcttttcagcagatggaagcatgaagtgctccaaaatctcctgatagctagctgcattgaccctgcccttgataaaacacagtggtccaaagtacttttttcggatgaaagcaaattttgcatgtcattcggaaattaaggtgccagagtctggaggaagactggggagagggaaatgccaaaatgcctgaagtccagtgtcaagtacccacagtcagtgatggtctggggtgccatgtcagctgctggtgttggtccactgtgttttatcaagggcagggtcaatgcagctagctatcaggagattttggagcacttcatgcttccatctgctgaaaagctttatggagatgaagatttcatttttcagcacgacctggcatctgctcacagtgccaaaaccactggtaaatggtttactgaccatggtattactgtggtcaattggcctgccaactctcctgacctgaaccccttagagaatctgtgggatattgtgaagagaaagttgagaggcgcaagacccaacactctggatgagcttaaggccgctatcgaagcatcctgggcctccataacacctcagcagtgccacaggctgattgcctccatgccacgccgcattgaagcagtcatttctgcaaaaggattcccgaccaagaattgagtgcataactgaacataattatttgaaggttgactttttttgtattaaaaacacttttcttttattggtcggatgaaatatgctaattttttgagataagaattttgggttttcatgagctgcatgccaaaattatcaatattaaaacaataaaaggctagaactactttcaaatgtgtgtaatgaatctaaaatatatgaaagtctaatgtttatcagtacattacagaaaataatgaactttatcacaatatgctaattttttgaaaaggacctgtatatctagcacatttcatacacgtTAATTCAAAACTCTTTCcataaaaaattacaataataaaaacgatactcattaaaagtacataaataacaaataaaaaaatataaaaatggaaGAAACTGATAAGTTAATAAATAGATTAAGAAGATTAAAATAAAAGGTGCAGTGTAGAAAGGGTAATATTTATTGACTAATCTCTCTGCAtgtgaaaaatgtgttttttttttcttttcaaatccaTTATAGGGCACCTCTTGTGCCTCAGCAGTCATTTTGCAAATCCACTATTACAGTGCAACAGGTTCACATAACATCAAGCtgaagtatatttaaaaataaacccTATTTCTAACGCTGGGATCCATCTGAATATTTACATATTACATCAAAGCATTGTTTAGCACTTCTAATTTTAGAATACTAACATGCATATTTTTTGCTTTACCTTGTCTTATAGCagtattatatgtatttattggtgcagggatatatatcaaatgtaaaatgACAATTTTATTGTGTCTGTTTACTTATTCTTTGTTATCATGATTAAACATATAATGCTTTAACATTTAAATCGTAAAGTCTAGCAACTGGatttaaataaagttattgttGAAAGTGTTAGAAGGCCTTTTTCTGATGTatgcatgaaaaaaataaaaataattaatcatCAAAATTATCTTGTCCATGAACAACTTAAATCAATGTTTGACTGTCATTTTGCAATGTCTTTGTCATTGCTGTATGATCTTAATTTTCAGACCGACAGATTTGCTATATGTTTTCTGTACATATTAGGCATGTTGTAGAAGCTCCGCTGTCTGCTCACTGATCGAATAGCCATTAAGCTTGCAGTCCCAGTATTAAGGCCTCTGTCCTCTGCCCGATGCTCTAGAGTTAGTGAGAAGTGTGATTGTGCATAGATAAGACTTCTACATCCAGTCACAGACCTGTCCAGGGCCTCAATCTGCAGCTGCAGAGAAACATCTTGCCAAGCTCCCTGAAAGAGCTGCACCATGTCCTCCACCAGCTTTGGTTTGTAGCCTTGATCAAGAACCTCTTTAGGCCAGCCTGGAGCCAGAGTCACATATGGAAAGATTTGATCAATGGTTCTCAGGAATTCTTCTCCTGTCACATAGTCTTGGGTATAGAAAGCTCCGTGTGCTACGTCCATGTTGACCCAGGTGGGGTGATGCAGCAGGTCTCTGTCATAGACATGACGGAGGAGCTCCAGTGACAGTCTCAGCTGACTATGGGACTTTATCCTTAAGTATATTCCCCATGACTTCTTGGAGGCAAGAATCAGCTCCAGGCAGTCCTGTAGAGGCAGCTCGGGCTGAGAACCCTGAATGACGGGAATGTTTGGTTGATTTATACTAGATACTACTGTGATCACCAGCATTCCTCCTGGGATGTCTGTAAAAAAtacttgcatttttatttatcaagATCTATGCATTTTCACAGTATCACAGCTGTTAAAATCACCTTTGAGCAGGTATAGCAAATAATCTTTGTTGGTCACTGTGTCCCAATGGATGTTAAGTCCATCACTGTTCACCGGCCTGAAATAGTCAATTATGTCTCCACCTGGATAGAATCTTCTGGGTCTGTTTCTTAGCTCTGAGAAAAGAAGATGCCTGTGTTACTGATATACACAATTAGGGATgctttctttttaaaattatagcCAAACCTAAGAAATTCTGACAATTATTTTCATGTGATGAGCTATAACtgctaaaaaaaaatgatactattctttttaactaaatataaaataaaatactaaaaaagtatttttagtcAATCATAGTCAAAGtcaataatttttaattagttaatttaGGCATCCCAaaattataatgtacagtatgacaATTGAAAATTTATTTTGAGATTTGTTAAAGATTACAAAAGTCAAGAACTAAGTAGCTTTCTGTTGATCTGCACGGCAAATTTGCatgaaaaactttttaaaaaaggcGATGCAAAatacattcttgcctaaaaaaaCTCATAAAGCTACATTCCATGACATAAGATAGTATTATTTTtgaaattatagtggatttgggtatCCGCCATGGACACTCcctgtgagaaatactgcaagcggAGTGATGGGAAAggtgaaatggttggagttctgttatcactagaatatcacactcttatcagccaatcagattcaatgaccagaaagaactgttgtataaatgccaataaagaacctttatttttaagaaagttAGATGATGGCACAAGTATTATCCAAATGAAACAATTGTCCATTGTCAAATGAAACCACTGGNNNNNNNNNNNNNNNNNNNNNNNNNNNNNNNNNNNNNNNNNNNNNNNNNNNNNNNNNNNNNNNNNNNNNNNNNNNNNNNNNNNNNNNNNNNNNNNNNNNNNNNNNNNNNNNNNNNNNNNNNNNNNNNNNNNNNNNNNNNNNNNNNNNNNNNNNNNNNNNNNN of Garra rufa chromosome 10, GarRuf1.0, whole genome shotgun sequence contains these proteins:
- the fam151a gene encoding protein FAM151A encodes the protein MEEKDEKNCNSEEKGERKEPKTFLGIFTRDKFIMLCVGIGLFALLLIIILTSVFVITKTDGTVDMDMEPFPSDGDMLDFLIQVGEIQEKDGLYATWYHAANNKSEMNKALNSDVMILEADINVQGHNTANETNIPIMAHPPDIYSDNTLEEWLDAVLKSKKAIKLDFKSINAVEPSLDLLRVKNQSGINRPVWINADILPGPNVPNFWPVINHTEHLLFSELRNRPRRFYPGGDIIDYFRPVNSDGLNIHWDTVTNKDYLLYLLKDIPGGMLVITVVSSINQPNIPVIQGSQPELPLQDCLELILASKKSWGIYLRIKSHSQLRLSLELLRHVYDRDLLHHPTWVNMDVAHGAFYTQDYVTGEEFLRTIDQIFPYVTLAPGWPKEVLDQGYKPKLVEDMVQLFQGAWQDVSLQLQIEALDRSVTGCRSLIYAQSHFSLTLEHRAEDRGLNTGTASLMAIRSVSRQRSFYNMPNMYRKHIANLSV